AAATTGAGGGCAACGCTGGTATACTTTATGATAAGGAAGTTGTTTCAGCCTGTGTAGATTTAATCAAATCAGGATTCAGTTTCGGAAGATCCTATAACAGCAAATTCTAATAGATACGGAGGAGAAATCATGGATATATTCATTCTTGTTCTTGCGATTTTTGGAGGATTGGTTTTTCTGGGTCTTGCAGTTAAGCTGGCCTTTTTTGGACTACGCGTGATTTTCAGTCTCGCTTTTGTTGGGCTCGTTATATTCGCTGTGATCTGGTTGCTATCAAAAATCCTGACCTTGTTCTAGATTTCTTCATCGCTTCTACCTCGGATCTCTGCGCATTCTCTTCCTGTGGATAAGGTTCATACTGAAAAACACTGCAAGAGCGCCTAGAATCTGGCTGGCGATGACCAGCATTCCAAATCTTAGGTTAGTGCTTTCGCTAATGCGGCCGACAAGGAGATTTGTGATCACAACACCAAAAGAGCCAGATGCGGCAAAGATTGAAAGAACGGCCTCGCGATTCTCCCTGTAGCCAGAAACGATTATTGCTTGGAGAGTAGGAAAAGTTCCCGAAAATCCCAAACCCGTTGTGAAGACTCCCAGTGCAAGAACGATCGGATTCTCAGCCAGGAAGGAAAAGGAAAATCCGACAGATGAAATCAAGCCTAGAACGACAAGCGTTCTCTGAAGTCCCACTTTGTCAACCACGAATCCGGTGATTATCCTTCCAACAAACAGACCAAACGCAAGCAAAGATGGTATAAGGCTAGCGATCCTTAATGATATGGATTTCTCTTCATATACAAAAGTGGAAAGCCAAGAGAACAAGCCCATCTCGTAGCCAACGTACAGAAGACCTCCCACAGCGATCAACCAAAAGACAGTGTCTTTGGGAAGAGTCAGTCTTCTTCTCTCAACCGCAGGAGAGGGCTCAACAGATGATTTCTTCCAAACAATCCAGGAAAGAAGACTGATCATAAGAAATAGAGCAGAGGCCAAAAATATCGGAATGTTCCACTTGCTGGTGTCAGTGAGAACCAACGAAACGAATACCGGACCCACAATGCTTCCCAGGGCAAAGAAAGAATAGACCAGATTCAATACTCCGCCAGTCTTCTTAAATGCCAAATATGAAACGCACAGCGCAATGCTAATTTCAGTTATGCCAAGGCCAAACCCGAACAGCAGTCTCCCAGTGAGAAACGTGGAATAACTTCTTGAAATAGCCATGAATACTACAGAAAGAGTTATGCAGCTAATTCCTGTAGCGGCGGTAAGAAATGGACCGAACTTTCTCGAAATGAAAGCAGCAATCAGAACTGCAATTTGGTAGACAAAAGAAGGAAGGCCAAGAACAAGACCGGTCATGTCATGACTCATTTCGAGTTCTACTGCAATTGCGGGCAAGGCACTGTTTATTGACTGAGCCGTGAAACCAATCATGAAGTAGACCAGTGAAGATGCAGCGACAAAAACAGATCTCAACTTCATTGAGTGCCTCCAGAGGTTTTCAAATTCTCTCCAAGAATTCGTTTTGAGCCTTCTTACTGCGAACAGTGTACCACATTAACCTAGCGATACTTGCTACCGGGTTCAGGCACAACACACAAGAGAACTCTCAGAGTATCGCTTACTCTTTGAAAGTGATGCACAACCTCAGTGCATAATGGTAAAAAGGATTATCTGTAGAATGCAAATGGGAGGATAGCCATGAGAAGAGGAAACGCATACTTATGGTTGGTTGTTCTTGGAGCAGCTGTAACAGTATTGACGGTTGGTGTTGCCTACTTCCTATTTCCATATCCGCCGATGGTGGAGGCTCTGCAGGCTCTGAATAGTTCCAATACGGTTTTGTACAGCTTCAAAGACAGAACTCACACATTTTCAACAAGAGAAGAGAGCAAGGTCGGAGTGATTTTCTATCCAGGTGGGCTGGTTGATCCAATAGCATATGCCCCGCTCCTTAGAGAGCTCGCGATGAAAAATCTGTCGGTCTTTCTCGTAGACATGCCACTAGATCTTGCCGTTCTTTCCCCAAACAGTGCGGCTGCCATAATTGAGAGAAATCCAGAAATCAGAGTATGGATTATGGCTGGGCATTCTCTGGGAGGATCTATGGCTGCTAGATTCGCTTCCAAAAATCAGGGAATTGTCTCTGGACTCGTTCTGCTTGCCGCTTATCCGGCCAGTATGGACTCACTATCTGAATCTGATCTACATGTGTTGTCAGTTTATGGCAGCGATGATACAGTCCTCGACAAGGAAGCCCTCGAGAAAGCCAGATCTCTCTTGCCTGAAGATACAAAGTACATCGTGATTGAAGGAGGAAACCACGCTCAGTTCGGTTATTACGGACCACAGAAGGGAGACGGCAAGGCAAGCATCAGCCTTCTTGAACAGCAGAAGATTACGGTGGATGAAATACTTGCGCTTATTGAGCAAATTATGTAGCTTCTCTTTGTTCGATCAGACAAAATGACAGAAAGCATCCGAAGCAGACCTTTGGATTTCCCGGCTAGAGTCGAAGAGGTGACTGTCAGAAAATCCACGACGTCAATACTTCTATGGAGATCAGCCGAAGTAGACAGATTCAGCGGTTTCATCTGTCCAGTATTGATGAAGAAGTATGCAACACAAAGATCACAAGTTAATGTACAGACTCGTACAAGAATGCCGTTCTACACGCCTGATTTGGCTCAGATAATTTCTCTGGCGGCCACTAACATCAGTATTAGAGAAGAAGGCTCCAGAAATCATCAGAGCCTCCTTTACAATGAACTGAAAAAAAGATGATTTCCCGGAACAGGTTACAGGGATTCGTTTTCCCTTGATTTCGTGATCCTTTTAAACTAATCTCTTGCAAGACCTTGTAAAACTGGGAACCACTTCTTCAGGAATCTTGACAATTAAGTTCCTGATTCCTGTTTCTGCCCAGCAATGATTTTCCAGCCTGAGGCCGTCAATAAGAAGTGAGCTGCTTTTGTTTTCCGGAGTTCCATACACAAAGTAGATGAGGAAGAGACCATGGAGAAGCATTAACATCGGGATATATGGTCATGAGCGAGAGGTGGGATTTCTGGGCTTAAGTCTCCATGATTAGGAGAGACGCAAAGTAAGAAACTCAGATTTACTTGAAGAAAATCCGGGTTCTTATGTAAAGACTCATTAGAAACCAGTGTTTGCATTCAATGGAAGCCAAATTTTGAATTGCAGAAATGTTCTACGTTGTTCTTATCAGGCATTTCTAACAAATCATTCTAACAGTTGACTAAAATTCTACAGACATCCAGAAGGCCTGTCTTCCAAAGTCGTCGTCAGATATTGTGCCGACTACAAGAAACCGACCGGAGCTAATCCTTGTGAACGAGTGCGGCTCGAAAGAATTGACTTCAAAGGATCTTTCGTCCAAGATTTCTCCTCTGTCACCAATTCTAACTAGGCCAAAACCCTCCTCGGAAACTGTTACATAAGAGAGAAGAACGATAAACTCCCCGCCATCTCTCTGAATAGACAATGCTGCCGGGAATTTCTCGCTTAACCGAGTCTCTTCTATCAACTCACCTGCCAAGTCAAGTTTCACCAGATATCCCACCCCAGAAAAATCGCTTGCAGTAACGGCAACAAGGTATCCGTCACCAGTTTCAGCTGCGGCTCTTCCTTCAAGACTAAGGGAATCTGCCTTTCCGATTTCTTTTTGCCACAAAGTTTTGCCGTTAGGATCAAGGACGGCAACCCACAGGAACTCGTGATCTTCAATCCAGCTGTAGCCGGTAGAAAGGAGATTGTAATCGGAAGTCTCAATTATGTCCATCGCCCCGTCAAAGCTTTCACCTCCGAAGTCTCTTTCCCAAAGAAGTCTTCCTTCGAGGTCAATCTTCAGCAAACTTGCTTGAAGGTATTTCTTATCCGTCATGCACTGACCTGCAATGACAAAAGCGCCTCCCGAATATACAGCTGTCCAGGGAGAATAATTCGAGTACTTCCCGTAGTTGTTTTGCCAGACGAGGCGTCCCTGTTCATCTACAAGCGTAGCCATCAGCCTGGCATCACCACTAGCCTCTACTCGGGACAAAAGGAGAGCAAGTCCATCATCTGTGATTGCGATGCACCTTCCAATGTCGTCTGCTGGGGTGCCATATTCCCTTGTCCACAGAATCTGACCGTTGAGATCAGTCTTGACAACAAGCGTTTCAATGTATGGTTCATCGTAGTGTTCAGAAAAGCCGATCATCAAGAATCCGTCAGATGCACTGACCACGTCGAAAAGTCCTTCTGCCCTTTCACCGCCAAAACTTCCCGAAAAGGCAATGACCATACATACCACAGTCACTACAGTCGATACAGAAACAATCCTTCTCATCCTTCGCCTCCAGCTAGCTGTTGATTCTGCTTGATTTATCTATTTGGCAAATCTGAAAGTGCTTCAAGAGTTGGATTCTCAATCGTTTATTCATCATTATAATACAGGTACGAATCGTGTCGTTCCAAGTTATTCTCGTAATTTGCTTCTAATTTTCTTAGTGGGAATAACTAGTTCTTCAGATGAAAGCTGGGTAAAATGCTTGCGGATTTGTTGATGCCGCAAAGTTTCGGCTCAAGCTCCACACGGTGGAGTCTGACAGTTCCTTTCCATTTCTTTTTTTGGAGAGATCCGGAAATGATCCTGGTGATTTTCGGATCTATTCTTTTCTCACTCAAGGCCTCAAAGGACCATTGCAAAAGTATCTTAGAATGAGTATTTTAGTTTAAATGCAAAAAGGTTTCTCGATTGATGTATCTGAGTAATATAATCTCTGTATAACCTGTTGATTCTCATTTCAGAGGGTGATGCACAGATGCTTCAGCTGGAGAAAGTATCGAAAATATACGAAACAGGCGAATTTGTACAGACGGCACTTAACGAAGTCTCGATTTGTTTTTCTAAGAACGAGTTTGTCGCGATTCTTGGACCCAGTGGCTCTGGCAAGACCACCCTTTTGAACATAATAGGTGGACTCGACAGATGCTATCATGGAGATCTTGTTATAAATGGAAAGTCGGCAGAGGAATTCACTGACTGGGAACTTGATGCATATAGAAACAAGAGTATCGGGTTTGTCTTTCAAAGCTTCAACTTGATTCCACACCTCAGCATTCTGGACAACATCCAGATGGGAATGATACTGGGCGGTGTTCATCCTTTAGAGAGAAATAAGAAAGCGATGAACCTGCTAGAAGGAGTGGGTTTGTCTGATCAGGCGAATAAGAAACCCAATCAGCTTTCTAACGGACAGATGCAGAGAGTGGCTATTGCTAGAGCTCTTGCCAACAATCCAGACATCGTTCTTGCGGACGAACCTACAGGTTCTCTAGATTCTCAGACCGGTGAGCAGACGATAGAGCTCATAAGAGAGATGGCGGTGAATAAGCTGGTGATTATGGTCACTCATAACGAGGAGATCGCGAAGAGATTTGCAGATAGAGTGATCATACTTCGTGACGGTTACATTGCTTCCGATAACAGAGTTGTGAACGAACCCGATCCGCGCTCGGAGCTCGAGATTAAGAAGACACGAATGAGTTATCCTACGGCGCTAAAGCTCTCGGCTACCAATATTCTAACGAAGAAATGGCGTACTGCGCTTACAGTTCTAGCTTCAAGCATAGGTATCGTGGGAATCTTTCTTGTTCTATCACTATCAAGT
This window of the Mesotoga sp. BH458_6_3_2_1 genome carries:
- a CDS encoding sugar MFS transporter encodes the protein MKLRSVFVAASSLVYFMIGFTAQSINSALPAIAVELEMSHDMTGLVLGLPSFVYQIAVLIAAFISRKFGPFLTAATGISCITLSVVFMAISRSYSTFLTGRLLFGFGLGITEISIALCVSYLAFKKTGGVLNLVYSFFALGSIVGPVFVSLVLTDTSKWNIPIFLASALFLMISLLSWIVWKKSSVEPSPAVERRRLTLPKDTVFWLIAVGGLLYVGYEMGLFSWLSTFVYEEKSISLRIASLIPSLLAFGLFVGRIITGFVVDKVGLQRTLVVLGLISSVGFSFSFLAENPIVLALGVFTTGLGFSGTFPTLQAIIVSGYRENREAVLSIFAASGSFGVVITNLLVGRISESTNLRFGMLVIASQILGALAVFFSMNLIHRKRMRRDPR
- a CDS encoding alpha/beta hydrolase, translated to MRRGNAYLWLVVLGAAVTVLTVGVAYFLFPYPPMVEALQALNSSNTVLYSFKDRTHTFSTREESKVGVIFYPGGLVDPIAYAPLLRELAMKNLSVFLVDMPLDLAVLSPNSAAAIIERNPEIRVWIMAGHSLGGSMAARFASKNQGIVSGLVLLAAYPASMDSLSESDLHVLSVYGSDDTVLDKEALEKARSLLPEDTKYIVIEGGNHAQFGYYGPQKGDGKASISLLEQQKITVDEILALIEQIM